The Camelina sativa cultivar DH55 chromosome 14, Cs, whole genome shotgun sequence genome includes a window with the following:
- the LOC104741966 gene encoding immune-associated nucleotide-binding protein 8 isoform X2 encodes MSFVEMGGDMMEDDWEFATSSSLNRTLVLVGRTGNGKSSTGNSILGRKAFRSKVRTVGVTTTCESQRVIREDGEIINVVDTPGLFDVSTAADFIGKEIVRCISLAEGGIHAILLVFSVRRLSNEEKAVLSFLQALFGSKITDYVVVVFTGGDELEEDDETMEDYLADACPEFMKEILKLCDDRVVLFNNKATDKVKKAEQVEKLLSAVDSVVKHNNGRPYTDELFHELQEEAIKLRDQKKEVEALEGYSNNEISEFKKQIDMSYDRQLTRITEMVEKKLRETAKRLEQQLGEEQAARIEAEKRANEVQKRSSDEIKKLRENLERAEKETKELQKKLGKCINL; translated from the exons ATGAGTTTTGTTGAGATGGGTGGAGATATGATGGAAGATGATTGGGAATTTGCGACGTCATCAAGCCTTAACCGAACCCTAGTTCTTGTGGGACGTACTGGTAACGGAAAGAGTTCCACAGGGAATAGTATTCTTGGGAGGAAAGCTTTTAGGTCAAAAGTTAGAACCGTAGGAGTGACGACCACGTGCGAGTCACAGAGAGTTATTCGAGAAGatggtgagatcattaatgtcGTTGATACTCCTG GTTTGTTTGATGTGTCCACTGCAGCCGATTTTATCGGTAAAGAGATTGTGAGGTGTATAAGTTTGGCAGAAGGTGGGATTCATGCGATCTTGTTGGTATTCTCTGTGAGGAGGCTTAGTAACGAGGAGAAAGCTGTGCTTAGTTTCTTGCAAGCGCTATTCGGCAGTAAAATCACTGACTATGTGGTCGTTGTTTTTACCGGTGGCGATGAGTTggaagaggatgatgagacAATGGAGGACTATTTAGCTGACGCCTGCCCTGAGTTTATGAAG GAAATTCTTAAGCTATGTGACGATAGGGTTGTATTGTTTAATAACAAGGCTACTGATAAAGTCAAGAAAGCTGAGCAAGTTGAGAAGCTTCTCTCAGCTGTTGATTCCGTTGTCAAACATAACAATGGTAGACCGTATACAGATGAGTTGTTCCACGAGCTACAG GAAGAGGCTATCAAGCTAAGGGACCAGAAAAAGGAGGTTGAAGCGCTGGAAGGTTACTCAAATAATGAGATATCTGAGTTCAAGAAGCAAATTGATATGTCCTATGACAGGCAGCTTACCCGTATCACAGAGATG GTGGAGAAAAAGCTGAGAGAAACAGCCAAGAGGCTGGAGCAGCAACTGGGTGAAGAGCAAGCCGCAAGAATTGAAGCGGAAAAGAGGGCTAACGAAGTTCAGAAACGGTCGAGCGATGAGATTAAGAAGC
- the LOC104741966 gene encoding immune-associated nucleotide-binding protein 8 isoform X1, with the protein MSFVEMGGDMMEDDWEFATSSSLNRTLVLVGRTGNGKSSTGNSILGRKAFRSKVRTVGVTTTCESQRVIREDGEIINVVDTPGLFDVSTAADFIGKEIVRCISLADGGIHAILLVFSVRRLSNEEKAVLSFLQALFGSKITDYVVVVFTGGDELEEDDETMEDYLADACPEFMKEILKLCDDRVVLFNNKATDKVKKAEQVEKLLSAVDSVVKHNNGRPYTDELFHELQEEAIKLRDQKKEVEALEGYSNNEISEFKKQIDMSYDRQLTRITEMVEKKLRETAKRLEQQLGEEQAARIEAEKRANEVQKRSSDEIKKLRENLERAEKETKELQKKLGKCINL; encoded by the exons ATGAGTTTTGTTGAGATGGGTGGAGATATGATGGAAGATGATTGGGAATTTGCGACGTCATCAAGCCTTAACCGAACCCTAGTTCTTGTGGGACGTACTGGTAACGGAAAGAGTTCCACAGGGAATAGTATTCTTGGGAGGAAAGCTTTTAGGTCAAAAGTTAGAACCGTAGGAGTGACGACCACGTGCGAGTCACAGAGAGTTATTCGAGAAGatggtgagatcattaatgtcGTTGATACTCCTG GTTTGTTTGATGTGTCCACTGCAGCCGATTTTATCGGTAAAGAGATTGTGAGGTGTATAAGTTTGGCAGATG GTGGGATTCATGCGATCTTGTTGGTATTCTCTGTGAGGAGGCTTAGTAACGAGGAGAAAGCTGTGCTTAGTTTCTTGCAAGCGCTATTCGGCAGTAAAATCACTGACTATGTGGTCGTTGTTTTTACCGGTGGCGATGAGTTggaagaggatgatgagacAATGGAGGACTATTTAGCTGACGCCTGCCCTGAGTTTATGAAG GAAATTCTTAAGCTATGTGACGATAGGGTTGTATTGTTTAATAACAAGGCTACTGATAAAGTCAAGAAAGCTGAGCAAGTTGAGAAGCTTCTCTCAGCTGTTGATTCCGTTGTCAAACATAACAATGGTAGACCGTATACAGATGAGTTGTTCCACGAGCTACAG GAAGAGGCTATCAAGCTAAGGGACCAGAAAAAGGAGGTTGAAGCGCTGGAAGGTTACTCAAATAATGAGATATCTGAGTTCAAGAAGCAAATTGATATGTCCTATGACAGGCAGCTTACCCGTATCACAGAGATG GTGGAGAAAAAGCTGAGAGAAACAGCCAAGAGGCTGGAGCAGCAACTGGGTGAAGAGCAAGCCGCAAGAATTGAAGCGGAAAAGAGGGCTAACGAAGTTCAGAAACGGTCGAGCGATGAGATTAAGAAGC